In Macadamia integrifolia cultivar HAES 741 chromosome 12, SCU_Mint_v3, whole genome shotgun sequence, the following are encoded in one genomic region:
- the LOC122057333 gene encoding putative receptor protein kinase ZmPK1, which produces MRRPSFFPSLSFILLFILASFLSSFTSAATQNFLDRGSSLSVEDQSDLLTSPDKSFTAGFYEVGSNAFCFSIWFTNSLNRTVLWMANRDKPVNGRRSTFSLRKDGIMVLADLDGSIVWSSNDTVTNAQKAELLNTGNLVLRDPKGIILWQSFDSPTDTLLPLQTFSQIKKLVSAQGEGMYSSGYYNFFFDNDNVLRLIYDGPEISSIYWPNVDLSVFQNGRTSYNSSRIAILDEMGRFTSSDRMTFSASDLGFGIRRRLTMDYDGNLRLYSLNESNGLWNITWEALQQMCYVHGLCGRNGICVYTPEPKCSCPPGYEMSDQQDWNQGCKPKFDHQNCDPNRKVRFVKLPQVDFYGFDLDTLQDKSFEACRDLCSNNCSCQAFGYRLTGEAKCFMKSALFNGYNSPNFPGSIYLKLPETLKTSEEFFFDGSDAICGSSKIQKSSSSITYAMQGGKTKWVYLYAFVSILGAIEILFITLGWWFIFRGNGMPTSVEDGYQAISNQFRKFTYRELRRSTNKFKEELGRGGSGAVYKGVLGDNRVVAVKRLGGVIQGEEEFWAEVSTFGRINHMNLVRMWGFCSEKVHRLLVYEYVENGSLDKHLFSNVNSSGYHNCDGYTLLGWKERFKIALGAAKGLAYLHHECLEWIIHCDVKPENILLDRDFEPKIADFGLAKLSQRGSSGSEFSRIRGTKGYMAPEWALNLPITAKVDVYSYGVVLLEIVKGIRLTSWALVDGDEEQEAMLTRFMREVRRKIQNGDDLWIEDAVDPRLKGQFNRNQAATVVEIGISCLDEDRSKRPTMDAVVKALFECEDEPEGHI; this is translated from the coding sequence ATGAGACgcccttctttctttccatccttatcttttattcttctcttcattctcgcctccttcctctcttctttcacGTCTGCAGCAACCCAAAACTTTCTGGATAGAGGCTCTTCTCTGTCTGTTGAAGATCAATCAGATCTTCTCACTTCTCCAGATAAATCCTTCACAGCTGGGTTTTACGAAGTCGGTTCAAATGCTTTCTGTTTCTCAATCTGGTTTACCAATTCGTTGAACAGAACCGTATTATGGATGGCCAATCGAGACAAGCCTGTGAATGGTCGTCGCTCTACATTTTCACTTCGGAAAGATGGAATCATGGTTCTCGCCGATCTCGATGGCTCAATAGTTTGGTCTTCCAACGATACTGTAACCAACGCCCAAAAAGCGGAGCTCCTCAACACTGGAAATCTTGTCCTAAGAGACCCAAAAGGTATAATCCTCTGGCAAAGCTTTGATTCTCCCACTGATACGCTTCTCCCTTTGCAAACCTTCTCCCAAATCAAGAAACTCGTTTCTGCTCAGGGTGAAGGTATGTATTCTTCGGGatattataatttcttttttgacAATGACAATGTTTTGAGGCTTATTTATGATGGACCGGAGATTTCTAGCATTTATTGGCCCAATGTTGATTTAAGTGTGTTTCAGAATGGCAGAACAAGTTACAATAGTAGCAGAATTGCCATTCTTGATGAGATGGGTAGATTTACATCCAGTGATAGAATGACATTTTCTGCttctgatttgggttttgggattagaaGGAGACTCACCATGGACTATGATGGTAATCTGAGACTCTATAGCTTGAATGAATCAAATGGGTTGTGGAACATCACCTGGGAAGCTCTCCAACAGATGTGCTATGTCCATGGGTTGTgtggaagaaatgggatttgtGTCTATACACCGGAACCCAAGTGTTCATGTCCTCCTGGTTATGAAATGAGTGACCAGCAGGACTGGAATCAAGGTTGCAAACCTAAGTTTGATCATCAGAATTGTGACCCAAACCGAAAGGTAAGGTTTGTTAAGCTACCACAAGTGGATTTCTATGGATTTGACCTTGATACTCTGCAAGACAAATCGTTTGAAGCTTGCAGGGATCTCTGCTCAAATAATTGCTCTTGTCAGGCTTTTGGATATAGGTTGACAGGGGAAGCAAAATGTTTTATGAAAAGTGCACTCTTCAACGGGTACAACTCTCCAAACTTCCCAGGTAGCATATATTTGAAACTGCCTGAAACTTTGAAAACCTCAGAAGAGTTTTTCTTCGATGGATCTGATGCCATTTgtggatcttccaaaatccaaaagtccTCATCTTCTATTACATATGCAATGCAGGGTGGAAAGACAAAATGGGTGTATCTATATGCATTCGTTTCGATCCTTGGTGCAATAGAAATTTTGTTCATCACTTTGGGTTGGTGGTTTATTTTTAGGGGAAATGGAATGCCAACATCAGTAGAGGATGGATACCAAGCAATATCTAACCAATTCAGGAAGTTTACTTACAGAGAGCTGAGGAGGTCAACCAATAAGTTCAAAGAAGAATTGGGAAGGGGAGGTTCTGGGGCTGTTTACAAAGGAGTTTTGGGTGACAACAGGGTAGTGGCAGTGAAGAGACTAGGAGGTGTAATTCAAGGGGAAGAAGAGTTTTGGGCTGAAGTGAGCACATTTGGGAGAATTAACCACATGAACCTAGTGAGAATGTGGGGGTTCTGTTCAGAAAAGGTCCATAGACTCTTGGTGTATGAGTATGTGGAGAATGGGTCACTGGATAAGCATTTGTTCTCCAATGTCAATAGCAGTGGTTATCACAATTGTGATGGATATACTTTGCTGGGATGGAAGGAGAGGTTTAAGATTGCTTTAGGGGCTGCCAAAGGTTTGGCATACCTTCACCATGAGTGTCTGGAGTGGATTATCCACTGTGATGTGAAGCCTGAAAACATACTACTGGACCGTGATTTTGAACCCAAGATTGCAGATTTTGGACTTGCAAAATTGTCCCAAAGAGGTAGTTCCGGTTCCGAGTTCTCTAGGATCCGGGGAACCAAGGGGTACATGGCTCCAGAGTGGGCACTGAACCTTCCCATCACTGCAAAGGTAGATGTTTATAGTTACGGAGTTGTACTTCTAGAGATTGTAAAGGGGATTCGACTTACAAGTTGGGCCTTGGTGGATGGTGATGAGGAGCAAGAGGCAATGCTCACAAGATTTATGAGAGAAGTGAGAAGGAAGATTCAAAATGGAGATGATTTGTGGATTGAAGATGCTGTGGACCCAAGATTGAAAGGGCAATTCAACAGGAACCAAGCAGCAACAGTGGTTGAGATAGGGATCTCTTGTCTAGATGAGGATAGAAGCAAAAGACCAACCATGGATGCTGTAGTTAAGGCTCTATTCGAGTGTGAAGATGAACCAGAAGGCCATATATAG